In bacterium, the genomic stretch GTTTGTACTATTGCACCGTAACTATCCATGGAACTTAAGTAATCATCATAATTTTCGGACAAATTATCAAAGAATGTCTGTGTTCCTACTCCTCTGGTCATTTTTATCCCTCCTAAATAAGTTAGTAGCCTTCCCACATAAAATCATGTGGTTCTTAGTGATTCAATTGGCTTTAGCCTTGATGCCATAACAGCAGGGTAAATTCCTGATATTGCGGATATTATTATTGCCACCAAGATTGAAATAAGGGTATCGCTTACCTTTAAAACCGGATAGGTCAACTCTCCTGATGGAAGGAATTCAAACATAGGAGGTAGCCCTGTATGTCCTAATATAGTAACTAACAGGATACCAAGAGAGCTTCCTATAACAGAACCGATACCACCAAGAACAACTGCTTCTATTAAGAAGAGTCTAATAATTTCTGATCTCCGTGCCCCCATCGTCATTAAGACTCCGATTTCACGAATTCGCTCAAAGACTGCCATTATCATAGTATTCAAAATGCCTATACAAGCAACTATCATGATAAGAGAAGTCCACACTCTCATACCCATCTTCATCTTTGCAGCAATATCCAGTAAATTTCTTCCTAGATACTTCCAGGTATGAACTTCAAACTCAGCATTTTTGAGTTTTGAATTTAGAGATTGCGATATTAATTCAGCATTATTATAATCATCAACAACTATTATCGTCTCTGACACCTTCCCCTCTAGATAGACAAGAGACTGAGCACTTTTAAGATTCATATAGAGATTAGGGGTCCTTATAAATTGAGAAGTAAGATCAAATATCCCAACAACGATTAAATCGCTTCCATTTAATCCCCCATCCACAGTTTGAACAAGAATTGTTATTAGGTCCCCAACTTCAAGATTTAGTGCATTGGCTACCTTTTTGTTAATAATTACACCACCATCATCTTTCTTAGATAATTTTCTTCCCTTTATAATCGAGATATTGCTGGATATTTGAAATTCCTTGTCTGGCTCTACACCTGTTCCGATAACAGGAGCAGTTTCATAGCCATTACTAGCTAATCCAATAAAATTGACCCTTGTAGTTATTAATTTGATATGGTCTTCCTCAGCAGTAATACCTTCTATTTTAGAAGGATCAAAGGCAAGTTCCAGAGTATCTTTATATTGGTCTAAGGCAGAGACATATCCCTTTTTGTGAATTTGAATATGTCCTATCCCATTTTTAACCACTGCACCAATCATAGCCTTATGTTGACCCTCTGCATGACTTAAGGCGAAGATCATTATTAACATACCGAAACCTATAGCAATCCCTGTAATAATACTTCTTCGCTTATTTCGCAATACATTCCTTACTGCTATCTTGAAAAATTTGGTCATTCTACTTCCCTCCAATCAAATTAAAGAATATTTTTTATTTCTTTATTTAATCGATCCATCTTCTCATGTGAAAAACAGCCTGATACTTTGTAACGAAGTACCCCTAACTTATCAATAAGGAAGACATGAGGGATGGTATCATCTGTAATCCCTAATGTTGGTGTTACCTTTCTATTCCAGTCGGTCATCATTGAATCAGGAGCTCTACCCTTTTTCATCATCCTCCTCACAAATTTCTTTGAAATGAAAAAAGGCAATTTTTCCGGACAAGAGGCAAACTGTTGAACCCAAAATAGACCATTATTTTTAAATTGGTGACGGGTGTTTTCTGCCCATTTTTCAGCTTCGGTATCAGACTTGCGTGAGCCAACTACTAACACGATTACTTTACCTTTAAAACTCTGCAGGCTTATTTTTTCATCACTACTAACAGTAGGTAGAGAGAACTCTGGAAAAGGAGAACCAATCTCAACAGTAACATTTAATTCTTTAGAAATGAACACACACTCTCTTTTTACTCTCTTAATAGAATCCTCAAGTATATCCTGCAACGAGCTACCAACAAAAAACCAATTGGAATATTTATCTCCATACTGTTGGAGAAGTTCAACTACTTTAGCATTTATTCCTTTGGATAGATACATCTTAGGTGATAATAAATCTTCATCTTCTTTCATTGCACCTTCTCTTTTTAGCATTTCAAACATCTCCACACCTCTCCATACTCGAAGTCCAACATTCGCTAATACACCAGGATCAGCTGTAGGTGCTGATCTTTCTGTTACCTTAAGCGTTTCCTTAACGGTATTATAATCTTCTCCTGGCCCTCCTATCAAAAGGAAAAAGTTATACTCCAACCCAAGTTCTTTACACCAATCTGTCACTTTTAAAATAGACTCCTGGTCAAATCCTTTCTTATAAATCTTCAACATCTCCTTTGATGCTGTCTCGATACCTAAGCCAAGTTGACAACATCCTGCCTTTTGCATTACCATTAGTAGCTCTTTTGTTAGTCCACATGGATTTGCAGGACATATCCAGTTTATCCTTACTTTCCTTCTAATAATCTCTTCACAGATTTCTCTTGCATGTTCTGCTGGTGTGGTAAATATATTATCAACTACTTCCAACATTTCAACACCACGTTCATTAGCTAAGAACTCAATTTCATCAACTACATTTTTCGGCGAGCGCATGCGTATCTTCCGTCCTTCTCTATATGGGTCTGTACAATAGATGCATCTATAAATGCAACCTCTCTTTGTAAGAATACTTTCTATCGCTTTACCACCTATATCATTACAATTAGTATAATATCGCTCATCATACAGATCTCTTGCCGGGAAGGGAATCTCATCGAGATTTTCAATGAACCTGGGTGGGTTTATCGAAAAAACCCCATCCCTTAAAGAAGCGACTCCTGGAGTATCATAATACTCTTTATTGTTCTCTATTCTTCTCAAAATTTCCGGGAACGCATATTCTCCTTCGCCGTATATACCCACATCTACTTGACAATACCGTAAAATTTCCTCCGGAAGATTAGAAAATCCCCCTCCACCAAGAATAATTGGTATATTCTTATATTTCTTGCATTCATTAACAACCTCTTTAACTGTCGGAATAAAGAGTTGTGGGGGAGAAATTGTTGCATTCTCATCATTTCTTACTCCAATTCCGATAATATCTGGATCGAAATTTACAATCTTCTCTTGAACAGATTTATGAATATCCTTTTCAAAGCAGATGTCTAAAAGATCTATCTCATATCCTTTATGTTGTAAGGTTGCCGCAATGTAAGCTAAACCTATAGGTGTAACATAATATGGCATAGTAGCTTGATTAGTTGAAATAAGTAATACTTTCATTATCTTTTCCTTTCATACGAGGATGTATTGGGTTAGGTAGTCTCTACTATTCTTCCCATTGACGGTGCTCCTTCATTAATACCATGTATATGGACACCTCCAGCGTATGCCTTTATTCGTTCATACCAGTTGCGTGTAAACTCATTCTTGGAGTTTACTTTTCTCTCCATTCTTTCTGAATTTTGATAAAATATAATAGGTGCTCCTGCTTGGACAGATTGAATCTCTTCTATAGAGAGATACTTAGTATGCATCACCGCATAGGTCATATCATAGTAGGTATAGTCAAAGATCTCTATGGCACCTTTTTCTTTCATCTCCTTAAAATATTCTGTTCCTGGGAGAGGAGTTACAATCGAAAAGACAGCTACATCAGGATCTACTCTGTCAGCATAGTTTAATATCTCCATAATAGCCTTTTTATCATGATGCCATTCCCCAATCATAAAGAAGACCCATGAAGCTATGTCATGTTCTCTAAGGAATTTGATGGCATCTTCTATAGTATGAGAAATAGTTCCTTTGTGATAACAATCAAGGTCTTCTTGAATTGGAGATTCACCTCCTAACAATATTGCTTGGACCCCTGCCTTCCTGTATTTATGTAGAATATCTCTATCTCTACAGATAAAATCTGTTCTTCCCAATAAGATTAAATTTAGCTCTATTCCACTTTCTATTATTCTATCAAAGATTTCTTCAGTCCGTTTTTTATTAATATTAAAAGTAAGGTCATCCATCCATATTGTTCTTATACCTCTTTTGCATGCTGCCTGAAGCAATTCAAATGCCCGTTTAGAAGACATAACTCTATATCCTGGCTGAGACAAGCGAGCAGTACAAAAGTTACATCTTCCTATACATCCCCTTGCAGTGACTAATATTGTCCATTTGCCCCATGAAGAAGGAAGTGCTGAGAAATGGTTATTCTCCATATCTAATAGATCAAAATCAGGATATGGAAGAACATCAAGGTCTTGTATCAAGGGACGAGAAGGAGTAATTACAACTTTACCATTTTCCATATAAGCTAATCCTTTTATCTTCTTGAAGCATAGTTTGTCTTTCTCTATTTCTCTGATTAACTCAGTAAGTGTAACCTCTCCTTCTCCTATGACTAGAAAATCCAATTCCTTACATGATTCAAAAATCTCGTTAGGGATAAGTCCAAAATGACCACCACCTGCAACCGTTATCACTCGAGGATTAGTTTGTTTTGCAATCTTGATGAAACGTATGTAATCATTATGAAAGGTAGCCATTGAAGCAGAGACTCCAACTATCTCTGGCTGCTTTTCTTTTAAAATGGCAGGTAACTTTTCCCACCCAATATCCTTACGCTGACAATCTAATACCTCAACTTCAATACCTTCTTTCTTTAGCCATGCAGCAAGACATGCCTCTGCCAGAGGTGGAGGGACAAAATGTCTTCCTAACCCATAGAAGTATGCAACCTTATACGGTGGTTTAACCAATAACACTTTCATAGCTATAATCCTCTCTCTTAAGCAGAATTTAATTATTAATAACAACCTTCTTTAATATCTTCCTGGCATAAAGGTTATAAGGATTAATTTTTAATGCTTTCTCCAGTATTTCTTTTTCCTTATCGTACCATCTTTTCCTCTTGTATGCCTGGCTAAGATGAATATAGGCTTCATCAAACATAGGGTTAAGTTTAATAATCTCTTCCAACTTCTCTATGGCTTTGTTCACATTGCCTCCAAAGAAACGGGGTGTTTCTAAATATGTCAGTGCTAATAACAGACTGGCTTGTGGACTATTAGAATTAAGTTCTAAAACCCGATCCCTTTCTTTACCTATTTTAGGACCGTATCTTGCACCCATTAGCCAACTTACTTTTGCCAAACGAATCTGTATCCGTGCTAATATATAGTGAGATTCTGGAAAGTTATCATTTAACTGAATAGACCTTTCAATGATGTGCAATGCCTTCTTAGCATAATCTTCTGATTTATCTTTTTTATCTTCTATGTCGTTGATTAAAATTAATCTTTCATAAGCATAAGCTAAGTAATAGTAGTAGAGGTAATTACTATCCTCTTCCTTAATCATATACTGAAAGATTAATATGGCATTTTCAAGAATATCCTCATCATATTTCCATCTACCTTTTTCAAGAAGTCTCTTCCCTTTGGAGAATTTATTCTCTTTCTCATAGCTAACACTATTAGTATTAGTGATAACAGTATGAGTACCAACCTTCATTTCCTGATAACATCCCTCTTCTTTTTCCATCCTAATGTTATTATCACCAGGGTTAATTTCCTCAGCCTGACAAAATAAGTTAGCTTTTGTTGTAATTATCATTATAACTGTTAATAAAATTAGGTTTCTCATGGCAATTACCTCCTTTTCTTCTCCCATTTAAACTGTAGCATTCCTATAAAGCTAAACAAAAATGCTAAAATCCCCAAGATTATTATATGAACAACAACTTTGGTTAAACCTTCTCCATACATTAATAACTGAAGAGCATCCATGCCATAAAATGACGGAGTAAATTTTGCTATCGTTTTAGCAATTGGAGGCATTGCATCCAGGGGTACCCAAACCCCTCCCAAAATTAATAAAGGGAAAATTATAAGCATACTAGCATATTCTGCAGCATCTTCTGTTTTTATAAGATTAGAATAGAAGATACTAAATCCACTTAACATCAGAGTAAATAGAAGTATTATCGGTACTATATTAGGTAAATTTGACACCTTAAAGCCAAAAAATACCGATATTGTAAACAAAACAGTTATTTGCATTACAGCAACAATCTCAAGGAATAAGATCTTACTAATGACAATCACTACAGGATGCGTTGGCGATAATAATACGCGTTCAAGTATTCCATTTTCGCGCTGGGTAACAATTGTTTGACTTCCTCTTCTAAAGCAGTTAAATAATGCCACGGTAATAATAGCAATAGGCAGAGCTAATAGATAACAGGTTGAATATGATGCCTCTCGATTGTATATGTTTATCATTGCACCAAAAATTAAGTTAAGAATAAAAGGGAATACAAGAAGAAGAACAATAATCTTTCGCTCCCGGATCAAGGGTTTTAAATCAGCTATGACAAGATAAACTATTTTTTGCAAAGGGATCATCATCCATTCCTCCTCTCCCACTCAAATTGGGTAGTGCCTATAAAGGTAAAAAGTACTGATATAATCATAAGAATTATAACATTAAAGATAATACCACCTAATCCTTGTGCTGAAAGGATCAACTGCTTTAGAATATTTATGGCATAAAAGATTGGAAGACCCTTTGCTACAGATTGAACAAATTCTGGTAACATATAAATAGGCACCCAACATCCACCTATTAATAATAAAGAGAAGATAATAATTACACCACCATATTCTGTTGCCTCTGGTGTTCTTATAAGATTAGCAAAGAAAACACCAAACCCAGTCATTATGACACTAATTAATACTGTTACTACTAATATACAAAATAAAGTTGCTATATTAGTAGTAAGTCCCCAAAATATCCTTGAAACTATAAATAGGAGGGTAGTCTGGATCAATATAATAATCATAAAAAATAATATTTTAGTGTACATAATAACTACAGGATGTGTTGGCGATAATAATAAGCGAGTAAGCAAACCACTCTTTCTCTCCTTAGCAATTGCCACGCCTGCCCCATTAAAACAGGTAAACATTAGCATGGTGATAATGGTACTTGGTAAACCGTCTAAATAGGCATTTGTATCAGTTTGGCTTTCAGAGAAGGCATTTAATGACCATCCATAAAGCGTGGCAAAAACAATAGGGAAAGAACAGAGCAAGAATATATTTGTCCTCCTACGGATTAATGGCTTTAAATTGGCTAATGTAAGACAGAATGTCTTTCTCCAGAGATTCATTTCATTACTCCACTAATTTGATAAAAATGTCATCTAATGTCTCTCCTGGAATTTGCTCTTTAATCTCATTAAGGGCTCCAATGACAACTAACTCTCCTTTATTAAGTATTCCTATTCGACCACAGAGAGATTCTGCTTCATCCATATAGTGGGTGGCTAATATAATAGTAACACCTTCCTTATTTAAAGAGCGCATTAACTCCCATATACCTTTCCGTATATGAGGGTCTAATCCAACTGTTGGTTCATCTAAAAATAAAATTTTCGGATCATGAAGTAGAGCTACAGCTAAATTAAGCCGTCTTTTCATTCCCCCTGAATATTCTTTTACCATCTTATCCCCTACATCTGTAATTCCTGTTAAGTTAAGCATTAAATCTATTCTCTTTAATAAAGTAGAGTTTTCAATGTTATAAAGTGTACCAAAGATCTCCATATTTTCTCTTCCATTCAAGTTATCATACAGAATTAAATCCTGTGGGACTACACCAATCATCTGTTTAATCTGGGAAGGATTTATAACAACATTGATTCCGTTGAGATACACTGTTCCATTAGAAGGAAGAGAAAGTCCGGAGAGTATCTTAATAAAGGTAGTCTTACCTGCACCATTTGGGCCTAACAAAGCAAAGAATTCCCCTTGTTTAATCTCAAGACTAACATTTTTCAATGCATGAACATCTTTAAATGATTTTGTTAAATTATCTACCTTTATTGCCAGCATAATAAACTCCTTTCTATCCTATGTAGTCATTTTAATAACTTGGGTAAGATTTTTTTGAGCATGAAGATTATTGGGATTGATAGACAATGCCTTCTCCCAACAATCTTTAGCCTTTTCTAACTTCCCATCTTTCTCACAAGCAATTCCCCACCATACATAAGCCTGGTCAAATTTAGGATTCGTTTCTATTATCTGTCGACACTTCTCCATTGCCTTTTCGATGTTACCACCAAATGGCTTAGGAGCTTTTATATACTTTATTGCTTGCCATAAGCAGACATTTAGATCTTCAGGATTGAGATTCATAACAATACTCATCTCCCTTTCTGCTTTGCTTATATATTTCATAGCAGTAAAAGGGTCTGTAATCATTGAACCGCACATTTGCCCTAATGCACGATGAGAATCTAAAAACTCATCATTTAATTCTATTGATTTTTCCATTGCCTCAATTACCTTCTTTCCCCATTCTTTCTTTCCCTCATCGTCACCATTTATTTCGCATAAGAGGGCTACACCTTCGTATGCACATCCTAAATAATAGTAATAAAGATACTCATCCGGCTCTTTATTGATCAATTCTTCAAAAATAGATATACTCTCTTTTAGAATATCTCTATTAAACCTATATCTTCCTTGCTCAAGTCGTTCTTTCCCTTCCATTAATCTGCTCTTTTCTTTCTCCATGATAATAGCCTCCTCAGTAAAAGCTTTTTCGCTCTTTCAACAGAGCAACTCTTTTAGATTATCTATAGTAACAAAATGCCAATTAAGATGCGACTTACTATATTGCTCAAACAAACCAATTATCTTTTCATCTATATCCTTTGAGAAATAATAGTGAGGTGCAAGCAAATCTTCATGTTCTTTTATATAACCTTCTCTCCTTGACATCTCTGCTAATTGAGTTCTTGGATAGATTCGAATCCCGGGGGTTACAAGTATATCAGTTGGATCTATTCT encodes the following:
- a CDS encoding FtsX-like permease family protein, encoding MTKFFKIAVRNVLRNKRRSIITGIAIGFGMLIMIFALSHAEGQHKAMIGAVVKNGIGHIQIHKKGYVSALDQYKDTLELAFDPSKIEGITAEEDHIKLITTRVNFIGLASNGYETAPVIGTGVEPDKEFQISSNISIIKGRKLSKKDDGGVIINKKVANALNLEVGDLITILVQTVDGGLNGSDLIVVGIFDLTSQFIRTPNLYMNLKSAQSLVYLEGKVSETIIVVDDYNNAELISQSLNSKLKNAEFEVHTWKYLGRNLLDIAAKMKMGMRVWTSLIMIVACIGILNTMIMAVFERIREIGVLMTMGARRSEIIRLFLIEAVVLGGIGSVIGSSLGILLVTILGHTGLPPMFEFLPSGELTYPVLKVSDTLISILVAIIISAISGIYPAVMASRLKPIESLRTT
- a CDS encoding cobalamin-dependent protein (Presence of a B(12) (cobalamin)-binding domain implies dependence on cobalamin itself, in one of its several forms, or in some unusual lineages, dependence on a cobalamin-like analog.), with protein sequence MKVLLISTNQATMPYYVTPIGLAYIAATLQHKGYEIDLLDICFEKDIHKSVQEKIVNFDPDIIGIGVRNDENATISPPQLFIPTVKEVVNECKKYKNIPIILGGGGFSNLPEEILRYCQVDVGIYGEGEYAFPEILRRIENNKEYYDTPGVASLRDGVFSINPPRFIENLDEIPFPARDLYDERYYTNCNDIGGKAIESILTKRGCIYRCIYCTDPYREGRKIRMRSPKNVVDEIEFLANERGVEMLEVVDNIFTTPAEHAREICEEIIRRKVRINWICPANPCGLTKELLMVMQKAGCCQLGLGIETASKEMLKIYKKGFDQESILKVTDWCKELGLEYNFFLLIGGPGEDYNTVKETLKVTERSAPTADPGVLANVGLRVWRGVEMFEMLKREGAMKEDEDLLSPKMYLSKGINAKVVELLQQYGDKYSNWFFVGSSLQDILEDSIKRVKRECVFISKELNVTVEIGSPFPEFSLPTVSSDEKISLQSFKGKVIVLVVGSRKSDTEAEKWAENTRHQFKNNGLFWVQQFASCPEKLPFFISKKFVRRMMKKGRAPDSMMTDWNRKVTPTLGITDDTIPHVFLIDKLGVLRYKVSGCFSHEKMDRLNKEIKNIL
- a CDS encoding radical SAM protein; the protein is MKVLLVKPPYKVAYFYGLGRHFVPPPLAEACLAAWLKKEGIEVEVLDCQRKDIGWEKLPAILKEKQPEIVGVSASMATFHNDYIRFIKIAKQTNPRVITVAGGGHFGLIPNEIFESCKELDFLVIGEGEVTLTELIREIEKDKLCFKKIKGLAYMENGKVVITPSRPLIQDLDVLPYPDFDLLDMENNHFSALPSSWGKWTILVTARGCIGRCNFCTARLSQPGYRVMSSKRAFELLQAACKRGIRTIWMDDLTFNINKKRTEEIFDRIIESGIELNLILLGRTDFICRDRDILHKYRKAGVQAILLGGESPIQEDLDCYHKGTISHTIEDAIKFLREHDIASWVFFMIGEWHHDKKAIMEILNYADRVDPDVAVFSIVTPLPGTEYFKEMKEKGAIEIFDYTYYDMTYAVMHTKYLSIEEIQSVQAGAPIIFYQNSERMERKVNSKNEFTRNWYERIKAYAGGVHIHGINEGAPSMGRIVETT
- a CDS encoding ABC transporter permease, with translation MMIPLQKIVYLVIADLKPLIRERKIIVLLLVFPFILNLIFGAMINIYNREASYSTCYLLALPIAIITVALFNCFRRGSQTIVTQRENGILERVLLSPTHPVVIVISKILFLEIVAVMQITVLFTISVFFGFKVSNLPNIVPIILLFTLMLSGFSIFYSNLIKTEDAAEYASMLIIFPLLILGGVWVPLDAMPPIAKTIAKFTPSFYGMDALQLLMYGEGLTKVVVHIIILGILAFLFSFIGMLQFKWEKKRR
- a CDS encoding ABC transporter permease, producing the protein MNLWRKTFCLTLANLKPLIRRRTNIFLLCSFPIVFATLYGWSLNAFSESQTDTNAYLDGLPSTIITMLMFTCFNGAGVAIAKERKSGLLTRLLLSPTHPVVIMYTKILFFMIIILIQTTLLFIVSRIFWGLTTNIATLFCILVVTVLISVIMTGFGVFFANLIRTPEATEYGGVIIIFSLLLIGGCWVPIYMLPEFVQSVAKGLPIFYAINILKQLILSAQGLGGIIFNVIILMIISVLFTFIGTTQFEWERRNG
- a CDS encoding ABC transporter ATP-binding protein; the protein is MLAIKVDNLTKSFKDVHALKNVSLEIKQGEFFALLGPNGAGKTTFIKILSGLSLPSNGTVYLNGINVVINPSQIKQMIGVVPQDLILYDNLNGRENMEIFGTLYNIENSTLLKRIDLMLNLTGITDVGDKMVKEYSGGMKRRLNLAVALLHDPKILFLDEPTVGLDPHIRKGIWELMRSLNKEGVTIILATHYMDEAESLCGRIGILNKGELVVIGALNEIKEQIPGETLDDIFIKLVE
- a CDS encoding tetratricopeptide repeat protein, with amino-acid sequence MEKEKSRLMEGKERLEQGRYRFNRDILKESISIFEELINKEPDEYLYYYYLGCAYEGVALLCEINGDDEGKKEWGKKVIEAMEKSIELNDEFLDSHRALGQMCGSMITDPFTAMKYISKAEREMSIVMNLNPEDLNVCLWQAIKYIKAPKPFGGNIEKAMEKCRQIIETNPKFDQAYVWWGIACEKDGKLEKAKDCWEKALSINPNNLHAQKNLTQVIKMTT